TTCTCGGCCAACGACATCCAGAGCGACGCCGAGATCGGCGGGATCGGCGTGGCGGTGGCCGGCAGGCCGCAGGGGCCTTACCGCGACCTGCTGGGCAAGCCGCTGATCGGCAAGTTCCACAATGGCGCGCAGCCGATCGACCAGTTCGTGTTCGAAGACGACGACGGCAGCTGGTACATGATCTACGGCGGGTGGAAGCACGCCAACATCGTCAGGCTGAAGGACGACTTCACCGGCGTGGAGCCGATGGCCGACGGCACCGTGTTCAAGGAGATCACCCCGGCCCCGGAGTACGTGGAGGGCTCTCTGATGTTCAAGCGCGATGGCCGCTACTACTACATGTGGTCCGAGGGCGGCTGGGGCGGGCCGGACTACTCGGTCGCCTATGCGATCGCCGACGCGCCGACCGGGCCGTTCAAGCGCATCGGCAAGGTGCTGCAGCAGGATCCGGCGATCGCCACCGGCGCCGGCCACCATTCGGTGATCCGCGCGCCCGACGACGACAGCTGGTACATCGTCTACCATCGTCGCCCGCTGGGCGAGACGGACCGCAACCACCGGGTGACGTCGATCGACCGGCTGTACTTCGACGCGCAGGGCCATATCCTGCCGGTGAAGATCACCCATGAAGGCGTGCAGGCGCATCCGCTGCGCTGACCGCCGGCGCCGCGCCGCGCGCGGCCTACCCTGGAAACGCATATGAGCACCACGCTGTACGGACTGAAGAACTGCGACACCTGCAAGAAGGCGACCAAGTGGCTGGACCGTTTCGGCGTGGCCTACACGTTCGTCGACTACCGCGAGCACAAGCCCAGCCCCGAGACCCTGGTCGAGTGGGCCGACAAGGCCGGCGGCTTCGATGCGCTGGTCAACAAGTCCTCGACCACCTGGCGGCAACTGCCGGACAACAAGAAGACGCCGGGATCGCAGGCCGAATGGAAGCTGCTGCTGCGCGAGTACCCGCAGCTGATCCGGCGCCCGGTGGTGGTCGGCGACGACGGCACGCTGAGCCAGGGATTCTCGGACAACGGCTTCAAGCAACGCTTCGGCGTGGCGTGAACCGATGGCGCCGCTCTTGGCTCCCTGCAGGAGCGGCTTCAGCCGCGACCGCAGCGCCTGAATTCCTCGAAAGACGGGCCACGCGGTTGCCGGCCAGCACGGCGCACCGGACTTGCGCGGCACCACCAGACCTTGTCGCGGCTGAAGCCGCTCCTACAGTGGCCACAGACCCATGTCCGACGTCGTTGACCTCACCTGCGCACTGATCGCCCGCCCGTCGCTGACCCCGGACGACGCCGGCTGCCAGGACCTGATCGCGCAGCGGCTGGCGCGTGCCGGCTTCGCCATCGAGCGGCTGCGCTTCGGCCAGGTCGACAACCTGTGGGCCACGCACGGCAGCGGCGCGCCGGTGCTGGCGCTGCTCGGCCATACCGACGTGGTGCCGCCGGGGCCGCGCGAGGCCTGGAGCAGCGATCCGTTCGCGCCGCAGATCCGCGACGGCGTGCTGTACGGGCGCGGCGCGGCCGACATGAAGAGCGGGGTGGCCGCGTTCGTGGTCGCCGCCGAGCAGTTCGTCGCCGCGCACCCGGACCACCCCGGCACGCTGGCGCTGCTGCTGACCTCCGACGAGGAGGGCGACGCGCTGGACGGCGTGCGCAGGGTCGCCGAGACCTTCCGCGCGCGCGGCGAGCGCATCGACTGGTGCATCACCGGCGAGCCTTCCTCCAGCGAGCGGCTCGGCGACCTGCTGCGCGTCGGCCGCCGCGGCAGCCTGTCCGCCACGCTCGCGGTCAAGGGCGTGCAGGGCCACGTCGCCTATCCGCACAAGGCGCGCAATCCGATCCACCTGGCCGCGCCGGCGCTGGCCGAACTGGCCGCGCGGCAATGGGACGAGGGCTACGAGAGCTTCCCGCCGACCAGCCTGCAGATCTCCAACCTGCACGCCGGCACCGGCGCCAGCAACGTGATCCCCGGCGAGCTGCAGGCGGCCTTCAACCTGCGCTACAACCCGCACTGGGACGCACCGCGGCTGGAGGCGGAGATCGCCGCGCTGCTCGACCGCCACGGCCTGGACTACACGCTGCGCTGGCACCGCAGCGGCGAGCCGTTCTACACCCCGGAAGGGCGCCTGCGCAGCGTCGCGCGCGAGGTGCTGGGCGCGTTCGCCGGCGCGCCGCCGGAAGAGAGCACCGGCGGCGGCACGTCCGATGCGCGCTTCATCGCGCCGCTGGGCGCGCAGTGCATCGAGGTCGGCCCGGTCAACGCCAGCATCCACCAGGTGGACGAGCACGTGCGCGTCGCCGACCTGGAGGCGCTGCCGGCGCTGTACCTGCGCCTGGTCGAACGGTTGCTGGCGTAACAGTTGCGCCCGCCGGCCGGGCGGGTTACGTTCGCCGCATGACCTCGTCCTCCGCCCTCCGCCCGATCCACGCCAACGGCCGCAATCATGCGCTGGCGAATAATCGTGCGCGGCCGATGCGGGTCTGCGACTAGGCGCTACCGGAAACACCACGCCCAGCCACCAGAAAACCCGCATCGGCCGATGCGGGTTTTTTTATGCCTGC
The Xanthomonas sp. AM6 DNA segment above includes these coding regions:
- a CDS encoding glycoside hydrolase family 43 protein, which codes for MTAAGVALMSAMTLAAAATSVVRAGNPVFPGWYADPEAVVFDKTYWIYPTTSRPYAQQTGFDAFSSPDLVHWTRHADVLSLPSIAWARQALWAPAVVRKGDKYYFFFSANDIQSDAEIGGIGVAVAGRPQGPYRDLLGKPLIGKFHNGAQPIDQFVFEDDDGSWYMIYGGWKHANIVRLKDDFTGVEPMADGTVFKEITPAPEYVEGSLMFKRDGRYYYMWSEGGWGGPDYSVAYAIADAPTGPFKRIGKVLQQDPAIATGAGHHSVIRAPDDDSWYIVYHRRPLGETDRNHRVTSIDRLYFDAQGHILPVKITHEGVQAHPLR
- a CDS encoding arsenate reductase → MSTTLYGLKNCDTCKKATKWLDRFGVAYTFVDYREHKPSPETLVEWADKAGGFDALVNKSSTTWRQLPDNKKTPGSQAEWKLLLREYPQLIRRPVVVGDDGTLSQGFSDNGFKQRFGVA
- the dapE gene encoding succinyl-diaminopimelate desuccinylase — translated: MSDVVDLTCALIARPSLTPDDAGCQDLIAQRLARAGFAIERLRFGQVDNLWATHGSGAPVLALLGHTDVVPPGPREAWSSDPFAPQIRDGVLYGRGAADMKSGVAAFVVAAEQFVAAHPDHPGTLALLLTSDEEGDALDGVRRVAETFRARGERIDWCITGEPSSSERLGDLLRVGRRGSLSATLAVKGVQGHVAYPHKARNPIHLAAPALAELAARQWDEGYESFPPTSLQISNLHAGTGASNVIPGELQAAFNLRYNPHWDAPRLEAEIAALLDRHGLDYTLRWHRSGEPFYTPEGRLRSVAREVLGAFAGAPPEESTGGGTSDARFIAPLGAQCIEVGPVNASIHQVDEHVRVADLEALPALYLRLVERLLA